Proteins encoded within one genomic window of Acinetobacter sp. WCHA55:
- a CDS encoding right-handed parallel beta-helix repeat-containing protein, translating to MKSSTLRLTTLVLSLAASGVASAETYMVDRYQDDSNKGSLRWAIEQSNANAAQENEIQIQAVGKAPYVIKLNQPLPPIKSSVKIIGTQWDKTGEFIAIDGSNYIKGEGAKACPGANPEQYGTNVRTMTLPGLVLQDVNGVTLKGLDIHRFCIGVLINRSSNNLIQHNRISNNYGGSGVMLTGDDGKGNPTSTTTNNNKVLNNLFVDNGDGLELTRGAAFNLVANNLFTSTKANPEPSQGIEILWGNDNAVVGNKFENYSDGLQINWGKRNYVAYNELTNNSIGFNLTGDGNIFDSNKVHGNRIGIAVRSEKDANARTTLTKNAIWDNGKDIKRCEAGGSCVPDQRLGAIVFAVPALEHAGFVGSRGGGVVIEPAKLQKTCTQPNEQGCNAMPNQNIQAPRLSYSKGQITATVQGQPNQRYHVEFFANRQANSQEAEQYLGAQVLTTNAQGQGQTTWKALGGAASVTANVTDHLGATSELSPAVKMK from the coding sequence ATGAAATCATCAACTTTACGTTTAACCACACTGGTATTAAGTTTGGCTGCTTCAGGTGTTGCCAGTGCAGAAACTTATATGGTTGACCGCTATCAGGACGATAGTAACAAAGGCTCTTTACGTTGGGCAATTGAGCAGTCCAATGCCAATGCTGCACAAGAAAATGAAATTCAAATTCAAGCCGTTGGCAAAGCTCCTTATGTCATTAAGCTGAACCAGCCTTTACCTCCGATTAAATCTTCGGTGAAAATTATTGGTACGCAATGGGATAAAACAGGTGAGTTTATTGCCATTGATGGTTCGAACTACATTAAAGGGGAAGGCGCGAAAGCCTGCCCAGGTGCAAATCCAGAACAGTATGGGACTAACGTACGTACCATGACTTTACCGGGTCTGGTTTTACAAGATGTAAATGGCGTGACATTAAAAGGTCTAGACATTCACCGTTTCTGTATTGGGGTCTTAATTAACCGTTCAAGTAACAACCTGATCCAACACAACCGGATCAGCAATAACTACGGTGGTTCAGGCGTAATGTTGACGGGTGATGATGGCAAAGGCAACCCAACCTCTACCACCACCAATAACAACAAAGTCTTGAACAACTTGTTTGTAGATAATGGTGATGGACTAGAACTGACGCGTGGTGCGGCATTCAACCTTGTTGCCAATAACCTATTTACCTCAACTAAAGCCAATCCAGAGCCATCTCAGGGCATTGAAATCCTTTGGGGCAATGACAATGCAGTGGTGGGCAATAAGTTTGAAAACTACTCAGATGGTCTGCAAATTAACTGGGGTAAACGTAATTACGTTGCGTACAACGAACTGACCAATAACTCAATTGGCTTTAACTTAACTGGTGATGGCAACATCTTTGACAGCAACAAAGTACACGGTAACCGTATCGGGATTGCAGTTCGTTCAGAAAAAGATGCCAATGCACGTACCACACTCACTAAAAACGCAATTTGGGACAACGGTAAAGATATTAAGCGTTGTGAAGCAGGTGGTTCATGTGTACCTGACCAGCGTTTAGGTGCGATTGTATTTGCAGTACCTGCTTTAGAACATGCGGGCTTTGTGGGTTCTCGTGGTGGTGGTGTCGTAATTGAGCCAGCGAAATTGCAAAAAACCTGTACACAGCCAAATGAGCAAGGCTGTAATGCGATGCCAAACCAAAATATCCAAGCGCCACGTTTAAGCTATAGCAAAGGACAAATTACAGCGACCGTCCAAGGGCAACCAAATCAGCGTTATCACGTTGAATTCTTTGCCAACCGTCAAGCGAACAGCCAAGAAGCAGAACAGTACTTAGGTGCTCAAGTGCTAACAACCAATGCGCAAGGTCAAGGTCAAACCACTTGGAAAGCGCTCGGTGGTGCTGCAAGCGTAACTGCTAATGTGACTGACCATTTGGGTGCAACCTCAGAGCTTAGCCCTGCCGTTAAAATGAAATAA
- the aroD gene encoding type I 3-dehydroquinate dehydratase: protein MITIKKLAIQFCLSSAVLAAMPSTFAAEAMPLSTQHYVVKNINIGDLPVKTIVPITAKTAEQAIAQAKVIAANPDADLAEFRIDLLEFSADTKKVISLGQQLNQILKDKPLIATIRTHNEGGKMTVSDQDYEKIYREYLKAPFMQLLDIEMFRDAGSVAKLTKLAHDKHVLVIMSNHDFNKTPEQQEIENRLLKQDQMGADILKIAVMPKSKQDVMTLMNAALAVSQKSTKPLLTMSMGQLGTISRVATANMGGSLSFGMIGEASAPGQIDVTQLKQFLKTVQPTP from the coding sequence ATGATTACGATCAAAAAATTAGCGATTCAATTTTGTTTAAGCAGTGCTGTACTTGCAGCAATGCCATCTACATTTGCAGCCGAGGCTATGCCATTAAGCACCCAGCATTATGTGGTGAAAAACATCAACATTGGCGACTTACCTGTTAAAACTATCGTACCGATTACGGCAAAAACTGCTGAACAAGCCATTGCACAAGCCAAAGTGATTGCAGCTAATCCAGATGCAGACCTTGCTGAGTTTCGTATTGATTTACTCGAATTTTCTGCTGACACGAAGAAAGTTATCTCACTTGGTCAGCAACTCAATCAAATTTTGAAAGACAAACCGCTCATTGCAACCATTCGTACCCATAACGAAGGTGGAAAAATGACGGTATCCGATCAAGATTATGAAAAGATTTACCGTGAATATTTAAAAGCACCGTTTATGCAGTTGCTGGATATCGAGATGTTCCGTGATGCTGGCAGCGTTGCGAAGTTAACCAAATTGGCGCACGATAAACATGTATTAGTGATCATGTCGAATCACGATTTTAATAAAACGCCAGAACAACAAGAAATTGAAAACCGTTTGCTGAAACAAGACCAAATGGGTGCAGACATTCTGAAAATTGCAGTGATGCCGAAGTCTAAACAAGATGTCATGACCTTAATGAATGCCGCTTTAGCGGTGAGTCAAAAAAGTACTAAACCTTTACTGACGATGTCGATGGGGCAATTGGGCACAATCTCGCGTGTTGCAACGGCAAACATGGGTGGCAGCTTAAGTTTCGGCATGATTGGTGAGGCATCTGCACCGGGTCAAATTGATGTGACCCAACTTAAACAGTTCCTTAAAACTGTGCAGCCTACACCTTAA
- the pcaG gene encoding protocatechuate 3,4-dioxygenase subunit alpha — MNNWNFQELHETPSQTGGPYVHIGLLPKQANIEVFENNFNNQLVKEGTLGERIRLEGQVFDGLGLPLRDVLIEIWQADANGVYPSAADSQGKQADPNFLGWGRTGADFDTGFWSFNTIKPGAVPGRKGTTQAPHIALIIFARGINMGLNTRVYFDDEAEANAQDPVLKGIEWAPRRQTLIAKREERDGEVVYRFDIRIQGEDETVFLDI; from the coding sequence ATGAACAATTGGAATTTTCAGGAATTACATGAAACACCATCTCAAACAGGTGGGCCATATGTACACATTGGTTTGTTACCAAAACAAGCCAACATTGAAGTGTTTGAAAATAATTTTAATAACCAGTTGGTTAAAGAAGGCACTTTAGGCGAGCGTATTCGCCTGGAAGGTCAAGTATTTGACGGTTTAGGTTTGCCATTACGCGATGTTTTAATCGAAATTTGGCAGGCCGATGCCAATGGCGTATATCCAAGTGCTGCTGATAGTCAAGGTAAACAGGCGGATCCAAACTTTTTGGGTTGGGGACGTACTGGCGCAGACTTTGACACAGGTTTCTGGAGTTTCAACACCATTAAACCAGGTGCAGTGCCAGGACGCAAAGGTACAACTCAAGCGCCACACATTGCATTAATCATCTTTGCTCGCGGTATCAACATGGGTTTGAACACTCGTGTCTATTTTGATGATGAAGCCGAAGCCAATGCGCAAGATCCAGTGCTGAAAGGTATTGAGTGGGCGCCACGTCGTCAGACGCTTATTGCTAAGCGTGAAGAACGTGATGGTGAAGTGGTTTATCGCTTTGATATTCGCATTCAAGGCGAAGATGAAACCGTGTTTTTAGATATCTAA
- the pcaH gene encoding protocatechuate 3,4-dioxygenase subunit beta — protein sequence MSQLILGAYAQRNTDDHPPAYTPGYKTSVLRSPKNALISIAETLTEVTAPHFSAEQFGPKDNDLILNYAKAGLPIGERIIVHGYVRDQFGRPVKNALLEVWQANASGRYRHPNDQFIGAMDPNFGGCGRMMTDANGYFVFRTIKPGPYPWRNRINEWRPAHIHFSLIADGWAQRLISQFYFEGDTLIDSCPIIKTIPSEEQRRALIALEDKSNFIEADSRCYRFDITLRGRRATYFENDLT from the coding sequence ATGTCGCAACTTATTTTAGGTGCATACGCACAACGTAATACCGATGATCATCCGCCAGCGTATACACCCGGCTATAAAACCAGTGTCTTACGCTCGCCAAAGAATGCTTTGATTTCAATTGCAGAAACTTTAACTGAAGTAACTGCACCACATTTTAGTGCCGAACAGTTTGGCCCTAAAGATAATGATTTGATCTTGAACTATGCCAAAGCAGGTTTGCCAATTGGTGAGCGCATTATTGTGCATGGTTATGTACGTGACCAGTTTGGTCGCCCAGTTAAAAATGCCTTACTTGAAGTATGGCAAGCCAATGCATCAGGTCGTTACCGTCATCCGAATGACCAGTTTATTGGTGCGATGGATCCAAACTTTGGTGGTTGTGGTCGCATGATGACCGATGCCAATGGTTACTTCGTATTCCGCACCATCAAACCAGGTCCTTACCCATGGCGTAACCGTATCAATGAATGGCGTCCAGCACATATTCACTTCTCATTGATTGCAGATGGTTGGGCACAGCGTTTAATTTCTCAATTCTATTTTGAAGGCGATACGCTGATTGATTCATGTCCAATTATTAAAACCATTCCTTCGGAAGAACAACGTCGTGCATTGATTGCTTTAGAAGACAAGAGCAATTTCATTGAAGCAGACAGCCGTTGTTACCGCTTTGACATCACGTTACGTGGTCGTCGTGCGACTTATTTCGAAAATGATTTGACTTAA
- the pcaC gene encoding 4-carboxymuconolactone decarboxylase produces the protein MNDEQRYEQGITVRTEVLGEKHVGRSLENLNDFNADFQNFISRFAWGEVWSRPGMPRHTRSLVTIAVLLALGREDELRMHLRACFNNGVTKDDLKELILHCSLYAGLPAANAAMHMAEEVFADLGIAPQKLSEKQLNQEQTNQE, from the coding sequence ATGAATGATGAACAACGCTATGAACAAGGAATCACCGTACGCACTGAAGTGTTGGGTGAAAAGCATGTCGGTCGTTCACTTGAGAACTTGAATGATTTTAATGCTGACTTTCAAAACTTTATCAGTCGTTTTGCGTGGGGCGAAGTCTGGTCCAGACCGGGCATGCCACGCCATACCCGTAGCTTAGTCACTATTGCAGTGTTATTGGCACTGGGCCGTGAAGATGAATTGCGTATGCATTTACGTGCTTGTTTTAACAATGGTGTGACCAAAGACGATTTAAAAGAGTTGATTTTACATTGTTCGCTGTATGCAGGTTTACCTGCGGCAAATGCAGCGATGCATATGGCAGAAGAGGTTTTTGCAGATTTGGGTATCGCACCCCAAAAGCTGAGTGAAAAGCAGTTAAACCAAGAACAAACCAATCAAGAGTAA
- a CDS encoding MFS transporter, with translation MASQEYATQKTSIDAQALINEAPISKYQWLIAIVCFFIVFVDGIDTAAMGFIAPALAQDWGIDRSQLGPVMSAALGGMIIGALVSGPTADRFGRKIVLSVSMLIFGGFTLASAYAPDLDTLVVLRFLTGIGLGAAMPNATTLFSEYCPKRSRSLLVTCMFCGYNLGMATGGFVSSWLIPKFGWHSLFLLGGWSPLFLMFFVIFFLPESYRFLIVKGRDNAKVHQILSRIAPEKVQDVTEFHVPEEQIDGAEKKGVFGMLFSTKYVKGTVLLWLTYFMGLVMIYLLTSWLPTLMRETGATLERAAFIGGLFQFGGVLSALFIGWAMDRFNPNRIIAGFYMVAGLFAVAVGQSLANPTLLAILVLCAGIAINGAQSSMPALSARFYPTQCRATGVAWMSGIGRFGAVFGAWIGAVLLGNDWSFTAILSLLMIPATAAAVAIFVKSLVAHTDAT, from the coding sequence ATGGCGTCTCAGGAATACGCTACTCAAAAAACGAGTATAGACGCACAGGCACTGATTAATGAAGCACCGATTAGCAAGTATCAGTGGCTTATCGCAATTGTATGTTTTTTCATTGTTTTTGTTGATGGTATTGATACTGCAGCAATGGGATTTATTGCACCAGCCTTAGCACAAGACTGGGGGATTGACCGTTCGCAATTGGGTCCAGTGATGAGTGCAGCATTAGGCGGCATGATTATTGGTGCATTGGTGTCTGGTCCGACGGCTGACCGTTTTGGGCGAAAGATTGTTTTAAGTGTTTCCATGCTGATTTTTGGTGGTTTCACATTGGCTTCTGCTTATGCACCAGACCTCGATACCTTGGTGGTTTTACGCTTTTTGACAGGTATTGGTTTGGGTGCAGCAATGCCAAACGCAACGACATTGTTCTCTGAGTATTGCCCGAAACGTTCACGTTCACTGCTCGTGACTTGCATGTTCTGTGGTTACAACTTGGGTATGGCGACTGGTGGCTTTGTAAGTAGCTGGCTCATTCCGAAATTTGGTTGGCATAGCCTATTTTTATTGGGTGGCTGGTCTCCATTGTTCTTAATGTTCTTTGTGATTTTCTTCTTACCTGAATCGTATCGCTTCTTGATTGTGAAAGGTCGTGATAACGCCAAAGTACACCAAATTTTGTCACGTATTGCGCCTGAAAAAGTTCAGGATGTGACTGAGTTTCATGTGCCAGAAGAACAGATTGATGGCGCAGAGAAAAAAGGCGTATTTGGCATGTTGTTCTCGACCAAATATGTCAAAGGTACAGTTTTACTTTGGCTCACCTATTTCATGGGCTTGGTCATGATTTACCTGTTGACCAGCTGGTTACCAACCTTAATGCGTGAGACAGGGGCAACTTTAGAGCGTGCAGCATTTATTGGTGGCTTATTCCAGTTTGGTGGCGTACTCAGTGCCTTATTCATTGGCTGGGCAATGGACCGTTTCAATCCAAACCGAATTATTGCGGGTTTCTACATGGTTGCAGGTTTGTTTGCTGTGGCAGTCGGGCAGAGCTTAGCCAATCCAACTTTACTTGCAATCTTGGTGTTATGTGCAGGTATCGCGATTAATGGTGCGCAATCTTCAATGCCTGCTTTAAGTGCACGTTTCTATCCAACACAGTGCCGTGCAACGGGTGTGGCTTGGATGTCAGGGATTGGTCGTTTTGGTGCTGTATTCGGAGCTTGGATTGGAGCAGTTTTACTCGGCAATGACTGGTCATTTACCGCAATTCTAAGCTTGCTGATGATTCCTGCAACGGCAGCAGCAGTCGCTATTTTTGTTAAATCACTTGTTGCACATACCGATGCAACTTAA
- the pcaD gene encoding 3-oxoadipate enol-lactonase — protein MTNRQGKCLAVHISGQENAPVIVFSNSLGTDKGMWQPQVAAFEQHFKVVTYDTRGHGHSDVIEHTSVQNLAEDVIDILDGLNIQKAHFCGISMGGMTALWLGIHHAARFHSITVANSAAKIWTAEGWNARADAVIANGLADLVKTTHTRWFSEKFDYQHNALAQRTIQSLATTPAQGYAESCRALAHADLTQEIQNIHIPTLVIAGAFDPVTTVADGMFMQQQIQNSELAVIDASHLSNIEQPEQFNQTLSQFIGSIQ, from the coding sequence ATGACCAATCGTCAGGGCAAATGTTTGGCTGTGCACATTAGCGGTCAAGAAAATGCACCTGTAATTGTATTTTCAAATTCACTCGGCACAGACAAAGGCATGTGGCAACCTCAAGTTGCAGCATTTGAACAGCATTTTAAAGTAGTGACTTATGACACACGTGGTCATGGTCATAGCGATGTGATTGAGCATACTTCAGTGCAAAACCTTGCTGAAGATGTGATAGATATTTTGGATGGTTTGAATATTCAAAAAGCCCATTTTTGCGGCATTTCCATGGGGGGAATGACTGCTTTGTGGTTGGGTATTCATCATGCAGCACGTTTTCATAGCATCACCGTTGCTAATTCAGCAGCCAAAATTTGGACTGCAGAAGGTTGGAATGCTCGAGCAGATGCTGTGATTGCCAATGGTTTAGCTGATCTGGTTAAAACGACACATACCCGTTGGTTCAGTGAAAAGTTTGATTATCAACATAATGCTTTGGCACAACGCACCATCCAGTCTTTAGCAACAACGCCAGCACAGGGTTATGCGGAATCTTGCCGTGCATTGGCACATGCAGATTTAACCCAAGAAATTCAAAACATTCATATTCCAACTTTAGTGATTGCAGGTGCATTTGACCCTGTGACCACCGTTGCTGACGGCATGTTCATGCAACAACAGATTCAAAATAGTGAATTGGCGGTGATCGACGCATCGCATCTTTCCAATATTGAACAACCTGAGCAGTTTAATCAAACCCTCAGTCAATTCATTGGATCGATTCAATAG
- the pcaB gene encoding 3-carboxy-cis,cis-muconate cycloisomerase, whose product MSQLYASLFYQKDVTEIFSDRALVSYMIQAEVALALAQAQVGVIPESAATAISNIAATALDLIDFDALAVATGLAGNIAIPFVKQLTAIAKQTDEDAARYVHWGATSQDILDTACILQCRAAMNHVEALIQYCYRAALAQAEQYRAQVMIGRTWLQQGLPITLGHKLARWASAFHRDLARIEAMKSRVFTAQLGGAVGSLASLQNQGNAVVQAYAALLQLSVPSCTWHGERDRIVEVASVVAIVTGSLGKMARDWSLMMQTEIAEIFEPTAKGRGGSSTMPHKRNPVAAASVLAAANRVPVLMSSLYQSMVQEHERSLGAWHAEWLAVPEIFQLCAGALERTLDVLQGMQVNAENMQRNLECTQGLIMAEAVMMALAPHMGRLQAHHVVEAACKTAVEKGLHLKDVIVELDQVQAFFSAAQISEIFKPESYLGNIQDQIDAVLQEAKGEAK is encoded by the coding sequence ATGAGCCAGTTATATGCCAGCCTATTTTACCAAAAAGACGTTACTGAAATTTTCAGTGATCGTGCTTTGGTTTCATACATGATTCAAGCTGAAGTGGCATTGGCACTAGCACAGGCTCAGGTGGGTGTTATTCCAGAATCAGCGGCTACCGCAATTTCAAATATTGCAGCAACGGCATTGGATCTAATTGATTTTGATGCTTTGGCTGTCGCAACAGGCTTGGCTGGCAATATTGCAATTCCATTTGTAAAGCAATTGACTGCAATTGCCAAACAAACCGATGAAGATGCTGCGCGTTATGTTCACTGGGGCGCAACCAGTCAGGACATTCTAGATACTGCATGTATTTTGCAATGCCGTGCAGCAATGAACCATGTTGAAGCCTTAATACAATACTGTTATCGCGCAGCATTGGCTCAAGCTGAACAGTATCGCGCACAAGTCATGATTGGTCGTACATGGTTGCAGCAAGGTTTGCCGATTACGTTAGGTCATAAATTAGCGCGCTGGGCATCGGCATTTCATCGTGATTTAGCACGTATTGAAGCGATGAAGTCACGTGTATTTACCGCTCAGTTGGGTGGTGCAGTCGGTTCATTGGCATCCTTACAGAACCAAGGTAATGCCGTAGTGCAAGCTTATGCAGCACTGTTACAGCTTTCAGTCCCAAGTTGCACTTGGCATGGTGAGCGTGACCGTATTGTCGAAGTGGCAAGTGTTGTCGCGATAGTGACAGGTAGCTTGGGCAAAATGGCGCGTGATTGGTCTTTGATGATGCAAACAGAAATTGCTGAAATCTTTGAACCAACGGCAAAAGGTCGCGGCGGCTCTTCGACTATGCCACATAAACGTAATCCAGTTGCAGCAGCTTCGGTTTTAGCGGCTGCGAATCGTGTACCAGTATTGATGTCGAGTTTGTACCAAAGCATGGTGCAAGAGCATGAACGCAGTTTGGGAGCTTGGCATGCGGAATGGCTTGCCGTGCCAGAAATATTCCAGCTGTGTGCAGGTGCTTTAGAACGGACTTTAGACGTTTTACAGGGCATGCAAGTCAATGCAGAGAACATGCAGCGTAACTTGGAATGCACTCAAGGCTTGATTATGGCTGAAGCGGTCATGATGGCATTGGCGCCACACATGGGGCGTTTACAGGCACATCATGTGGTAGAAGCGGCGTGTAAAACAGCAGTAGAAAAAGGTCTGCATTTAAAAGATGTGATTGTGGAGTTGGATCAAGTCCAAGCCTTTTTTAGTGCAGCTCAGATTTCAGAAATTTTTAAACCCGAATCTTATCTTGGCAACATTCAAGACCAGATTGATGCGGTGTTGCAGGAAGCAAAAGGAGAGGCAAAGTGA
- the pcaF gene encoding 3-oxoadipyl-CoA thiolase yields the protein MKNAYIIDAIRTPFGRYAGGLAPVRADDLGALPIQALMQRNPTVDWSQVDDVIYGCANQAGEDNRNVGRMSALLAGLPVEVPATTINRLCGSSLDAIAIAARAIKAEEANLIIAGGVESMSRAPFVMGKSESAYGRSQKIEDTTMGWRFINPKLKAMYGVETMPQTAENVAQQFKIDRADQDQFALTSQKRTATAQAQGFFKHEIIPVSIAQRKGDPIVIDTDEHPRASTTLEGLAKLKPVVTAEGTVTAGNASGINDGAAAVLIASAAAVEQYQLKPRAKIIASTAVGVEPRIMGFAPAPAIKKLLKQANLTIEQMDVIELNEAFAAQALAVTRDLGLADDTTQVNPNGGAIAIGHPLGATGARLVTTALNQLEQTGGTYALCSMCIGVGQGIALIIQRV from the coding sequence ATGAAAAACGCATATATCATTGATGCCATCCGTACCCCATTTGGTCGTTATGCGGGTGGACTCGCGCCAGTCCGTGCTGATGACTTGGGTGCATTGCCGATTCAAGCCCTAATGCAACGTAACCCAACTGTGGATTGGTCACAGGTGGATGATGTGATCTACGGCTGTGCCAACCAAGCGGGTGAAGATAACCGTAATGTAGGCCGTATGTCGGCATTATTGGCAGGTTTACCTGTGGAAGTGCCTGCCACCACCATCAACCGTTTATGTGGTTCATCTTTAGATGCGATTGCGATTGCTGCTCGTGCCATTAAAGCTGAAGAAGCCAACCTGATTATTGCAGGTGGTGTGGAAAGTATGTCACGTGCGCCTTTTGTGATGGGTAAATCGGAAAGTGCGTATGGGCGCAGCCAGAAGATTGAAGACACCACCATGGGCTGGCGTTTTATCAATCCAAAGCTGAAAGCGATGTATGGTGTAGAAACCATGCCACAGACCGCAGAGAACGTGGCGCAACAATTTAAAATTGATCGTGCAGATCAAGACCAGTTTGCCTTGACGAGTCAAAAGCGCACAGCAACCGCGCAAGCTCAAGGCTTTTTTAAACACGAGATCATTCCGGTGAGCATTGCTCAGCGTAAGGGTGATCCGATTGTGATCGACACGGATGAACATCCACGTGCATCGACCACTTTAGAAGGTTTGGCGAAACTGAAGCCAGTCGTTACAGCAGAAGGCACCGTCACAGCGGGAAACGCGTCAGGCATCAATGACGGTGCGGCTGCTGTACTCATCGCTTCAGCAGCAGCAGTAGAACAATACCAGCTTAAACCCCGTGCCAAGATTATTGCCTCTACGGCTGTGGGGGTTGAACCCCGCATCATGGGCTTTGCACCAGCACCTGCGATTAAGAAATTACTAAAACAAGCCAATCTCACCATCGAGCAGATGGATGTGATTGAGTTGAATGAAGCCTTTGCCGCACAGGCATTGGCGGTGACCCGTGATTTGGGTTTAGCCGACGATACGACTCAAGTGAATCCGAATGGTGGTGCGATTGCGATTGGTCATCCACTGGGTGCTACAGGTGCTCGCTTAGTCACCACGGCTTTAAACCAGTTAGAGCAAACAGGTGGCACCTATGCACTGTGTTCAATGTGTATTGGGGTCGGTCAAGGCATTGCGTTGATTATTCAGCGAGTTTAA